A genomic region of Friedmanniella luteola contains the following coding sequences:
- a CDS encoding DUF6912 family protein, translating to MVYVPLPLSRARALRDGEPLDAVAGHAATPSLRRALDLAPDDEEGDYAALNAAGVAALAGLAGARRLVLAAEVPDDRVVDGRGPSGEVDVADLRWPQVRSLFADEEVAGPAVAAAAAAVTGTDPAQAYDLPAVVALTDGHDLLWFAPEELDALG from the coding sequence ATGGTCTACGTCCCGCTCCCGCTGTCCCGCGCCCGTGCCCTGCGCGACGGTGAGCCCCTGGACGCGGTGGCGGGGCACGCGGCCACGCCGTCGCTGCGCCGGGCGCTCGACCTGGCGCCGGACGACGAGGAGGGCGACTACGCCGCGCTCAACGCCGCCGGGGTGGCCGCGCTCGCCGGGCTGGCCGGCGCACGCCGGCTGGTGCTGGCCGCGGAGGTCCCCGACGACCGCGTCGTCGACGGCCGTGGCCCCTCGGGCGAGGTGGACGTCGCCGACCTGCGCTGGCCCCAGGTCCGCTCCCTGTTCGCCGACGAGGAGGTCGCGGGCCCGGCCGTCGCGGCCGCCGCGGCGGCCGTCACCGGGACCGACCCGGCGCAGGCCTACGACCTGCCCGCCGTCGTCGCCCTGACCGACGGTCACGACCTGCTGTGGTTCGCCCCGGAGGAGCTGGACGCCCTGGGCTGA
- a CDS encoding GntR family transcriptional regulator: protein MSAPPVMRELDITLDRNSPVPLYHQLAQAIEQAISSGVLAPGDRLENELSLTSRLGLSRPTARQAIQELVKKGLLVRKRGVGTQVVRSQFRRDERLSSLNEDLAQAGRRPATRLLEMSVGDLDGDVREAIDAAEVTEREFTRIRRLRLADDVPLAILTNYLPAHLALDEADLQRRGLYACLRALGINLKIAHQRISARLMTEEEAELLDVETPAACLTVDRIAYDDVGQFVEFGRHVYHAAHYSIQSSLVV from the coding sequence ATGAGCGCACCGCCCGTCATGCGTGAGCTCGACATCACGCTGGACCGCAACTCCCCCGTGCCGCTCTACCACCAGCTGGCGCAGGCGATCGAGCAGGCCATCAGCAGCGGGGTGCTCGCGCCGGGCGACCGGCTGGAGAACGAGCTCTCGCTGACCAGCCGGCTGGGGCTCTCCCGGCCGACGGCCCGGCAGGCGATCCAGGAGCTGGTCAAGAAGGGGCTGCTGGTCCGCAAGCGGGGCGTCGGCACCCAGGTGGTCCGCTCCCAGTTCCGCCGCGACGAGCGGCTCAGCAGCCTCAACGAGGACCTGGCCCAGGCCGGCCGGCGACCGGCCACCCGCCTGCTGGAGATGAGCGTCGGCGACCTGGACGGGGACGTCCGCGAGGCCATCGACGCGGCGGAGGTCACCGAGCGGGAGTTCACCAGGATCCGCCGGCTGCGGCTGGCCGACGACGTGCCGCTGGCCATCCTCACCAACTACCTGCCGGCCCACCTGGCGCTCGACGAGGCGGACCTGCAGCGCCGCGGGCTCTACGCCTGCCTCCGCGCGCTGGGCATCAACCTGAAGATCGCCCACCAGCGAATCTCGGCCCGGCTGATGACGGAGGAGGAGGCGGAGCTGCTGGACGTCGAGACGCCCGCCGCCTGCCTCACCGTCGACCGGATCGCCTACGACGACGTGGGCCAGTTCGTCGAGTTCGGCCGGCACGTCTACCACGCCGCCCACTACTCGATCCAGTCCTCCCTGGTCGTCTGA
- a CDS encoding SEC-C metal-binding domain-containing protein gives MPEEAEELVALESEPVALEPEPVSRPQVRAKGLGGDRARTLSYTAPDEDGSVKTVGQTAAAADEYAGVGRNAPCPCGSGKKFKLCHGRSGS, from the coding sequence GTGCCGGAGGAGGCGGAGGAGCTGGTGGCCCTGGAGTCCGAGCCCGTCGCGCTGGAGCCGGAGCCCGTCAGCCGGCCGCAGGTGCGGGCCAAGGGCCTCGGGGGCGACCGGGCCCGCACCCTGAGCTACACCGCCCCGGACGAGGACGGTTCGGTCAAGACGGTGGGTCAGACCGCCGCCGCAGCCGACGAGTACGCCGGCGTCGGCCGGAACGCCCCCTGCCCCTGCGGCTCGGGCAAGAAGTTCAAGCTCTGCCACGGCCGCTCCGGCAGCTGA
- a CDS encoding phosphoribosyltransferase, whose translation MTREILTYELFGQGIRELAQQVADSDFEPDILLGIARGGLVPAGALAYALDCKNLFTISVEFYTGVDARLDVPVMLPPFLDARDLDQAKVLVVDDVADTGKTLELVHQFCGGHVAEARTAVLYEKPQSIIKADFAWRRTDQWINFPWSTEEPVVRRTGVRDA comes from the coding sequence ATGACGCGGGAGATCTTGACCTACGAGCTGTTCGGGCAGGGCATCCGCGAGCTCGCCCAGCAGGTCGCGGACAGCGACTTCGAGCCGGACATCCTGCTCGGCATCGCCCGCGGCGGGCTGGTGCCGGCCGGCGCGCTGGCCTACGCCCTGGACTGCAAGAACCTCTTCACCATCAGCGTCGAGTTCTACACCGGCGTCGACGCCCGGCTGGACGTGCCGGTGATGCTGCCGCCCTTCCTCGACGCCCGCGACCTCGACCAGGCCAAGGTGCTCGTCGTCGACGACGTCGCCGACACCGGCAAGACCCTCGAGCTGGTGCACCAGTTCTGCGGCGGCCACGTCGCCGAGGCCCGCACGGCGGTGCTGTACGAGAAGCCGCAGTCGATCATCAAGGCCGACTTCGCCTGGCGGCGGACCGACCAGTGGATCAACTTCCCGTGGTCGACCGAGGAGCCGGTCGTCCGGCGCACGGGCGTCCGGGACGCCTGA
- a CDS encoding DUF5995 family protein, with the protein MSTTTIQALLGDLDTRLTALPPEHAHLGTFLGTYRRTTAAIGTAVAGGRFEDPAWVVRWTDVFGRYYTDAHDRHLAGDPVPRPWRIAFGLAADVHPLGHLLVGISTHINYDLPQAMLDVISADDFADPRLLAGRVRDHDRVDGVLAARVAAEDTALGGARRLVDRVLTPANRWASRRFLAESRHKVWENVLALQEARGAGPEAYRGRLAELEVLAAAKAVDVLTPGLVLPRLALAGFGVRLPPA; encoded by the coding sequence GTGAGCACCACGACGATCCAGGCGCTGCTGGGCGACCTCGACACCCGGTTGACCGCCCTGCCGCCCGAGCACGCCCACCTCGGCACGTTCCTCGGCACCTACCGCCGGACGACCGCGGCCATCGGGACGGCGGTGGCGGGCGGCCGGTTCGAGGACCCGGCCTGGGTGGTCCGCTGGACCGACGTGTTCGGCCGCTACTACACCGACGCGCACGACCGGCACCTCGCCGGCGACCCGGTCCCGCGGCCCTGGCGGATCGCCTTCGGCCTCGCCGCCGACGTGCACCCGCTGGGCCACCTGCTGGTGGGCATCAGCACCCACATCAACTACGACCTGCCGCAGGCGATGCTCGACGTGATCTCCGCGGACGACTTCGCCGACCCCCGGCTGCTCGCCGGCCGGGTGCGCGACCACGACCGCGTCGACGGCGTGCTGGCCGCCCGGGTGGCAGCCGAGGACACGGCGCTCGGCGGCGCGCGCCGGCTGGTCGACCGGGTGCTCACGCCGGCCAACCGGTGGGCGTCGCGCCGCTTCCTCGCCGAGTCGCGGCACAAGGTGTGGGAGAACGTGCTGGCCCTGCAGGAGGCCCGGGGCGCCGGTCCGGAGGCGTACCGCGGGCGGCTGGCCGAGCTGGAGGTGCTCGCCGCGGCCAAGGCGGTCGACGTCCTGACCCCGGGCCTCGTGCTGCCGCGGCTGGCGCTCGCCGGGTTCGGCGTCCGGCTGCCGCCGGCCTGA
- a CDS encoding Ku protein: MPRSIWKGAISFGLVTIPVKLYSATEEKDISFRQVHAEDGGRIKYKRVCELDGEEVPYGDIAKGYEMADGRMVVLDKEDMDQLPLATTKSVEVVQFVDSDEVDPAYFSKSYFLQADGPGVKPYVLLRDALTKSEQCAVVKVALRSREALALIRPKDGVLVMHTMLWPDELRDGSFAAPPDSVTVSDAEVTMAQSFIDALSGDFAPEDFTDSYREAVEALVQSKAEGVAPPEETEAPKEAEVVDLVAALRASVDAAKKRREAAAQAKTG, encoded by the coding sequence ATGCCACGTTCCATCTGGAAGGGAGCCATCTCCTTCGGGCTCGTCACCATCCCGGTGAAGCTGTACTCCGCGACGGAGGAGAAGGACATCAGCTTCCGGCAGGTGCACGCCGAGGACGGCGGTCGGATCAAGTACAAGCGCGTCTGCGAGCTCGACGGCGAGGAGGTGCCCTACGGGGACATCGCCAAGGGCTACGAGATGGCCGACGGGCGGATGGTCGTCCTCGACAAGGAGGACATGGACCAGCTGCCGCTGGCCACCACCAAGTCGGTGGAGGTCGTGCAGTTCGTCGACTCCGACGAGGTCGACCCGGCCTACTTCAGCAAGAGCTACTTCCTGCAGGCCGACGGCCCCGGCGTCAAGCCGTACGTGCTGCTCCGCGACGCGCTGACCAAGAGCGAGCAGTGCGCGGTGGTCAAGGTGGCCCTGCGCTCGCGGGAGGCGCTGGCGCTGATCCGGCCCAAGGACGGCGTGCTGGTCATGCACACGATGCTGTGGCCCGACGAGCTGCGGGACGGCTCCTTCGCGGCGCCGCCCGACAGCGTCACCGTCTCCGACGCGGAGGTGACGATGGCCCAGTCGTTCATCGACGCCCTCTCGGGGGACTTCGCCCCCGAGGACTTCACCGACTCCTACCGGGAGGCGGTCGAGGCGCTGGTGCAGAGCAAGGCCGAGGGTGTCGCCCCGCCCGAGGAGACGGAGGCGCCGAAGGAGGCCGAGGTCGTCGACCTGGTGGCCGCCCTGCGGGCGTCGGTCGACGCGGCCAAGAAGCGCCGCGAGGCAGCGGCGCAGGCCAAGACGGGCTGA
- a CDS encoding DUF3048 domain-containing protein, with amino-acid sequence MTRRPRRRRPVVVASGLGAALVVGALGLLAVQDRGAPTRVAPTAAATSGAATPSAAPTPRRTPRPRPVDPLTGRQPVEAGVLAVKVENIAAAWPQLGLSAADVVVVEEVEGAQTRLVALYHSAFPRRVGPVRSARSTDVQLLPAFGRTALVYSGANARVQAKIDDAPILALQRDDRDPARVAPHDVVVDLRALARTTELDPPRSPGWTFDADAAVWDDAARARSAAVRIGADRFDFDHRDGHYGVTWNGRRYRDGGTGSVEAENVVVLDVENTPDGNRDVLGAASVLSSTVGRGKVTVHRDGRTLTGTWQRSRRSAPLSLRDRDGDALPLRPGRTWVLLRG; translated from the coding sequence GTGACGAGGAGACCCCGCCGACGCCGACCGGTGGTCGTGGCGTCCGGGCTGGGCGCGGCCCTGGTCGTCGGTGCGCTGGGCCTGCTCGCCGTCCAGGACCGCGGCGCGCCGACGCGGGTCGCGCCCACGGCCGCGGCCACCTCCGGCGCCGCGACCCCGTCGGCCGCTCCGACGCCCCGGCGCACCCCGCGCCCCCGCCCGGTCGACCCGCTGACCGGCCGGCAGCCGGTCGAGGCCGGCGTGCTCGCCGTCAAGGTGGAGAACATCGCCGCGGCCTGGCCGCAGCTGGGCCTCTCGGCCGCCGACGTCGTCGTCGTCGAGGAGGTCGAGGGTGCGCAGACCCGGCTCGTCGCGCTGTACCATTCCGCGTTCCCCCGGCGGGTGGGCCCGGTCCGGAGCGCCCGCAGCACCGACGTGCAGCTGCTGCCCGCCTTCGGGCGCACGGCGCTGGTCTACTCCGGCGCCAACGCCCGGGTCCAGGCGAAGATCGACGACGCCCCGATCCTGGCGCTGCAGCGGGACGACCGCGACCCCGCCCGGGTGGCCCCCCACGACGTGGTCGTCGACCTGCGCGCCCTCGCCCGGACGACGGAGCTGGACCCGCCGCGCTCGCCCGGCTGGACCTTCGACGCGGACGCCGCCGTCTGGGACGACGCCGCCCGCGCCCGCAGCGCGGCGGTGCGGATCGGGGCCGACCGGTTCGACTTCGACCACCGAGACGGCCACTACGGCGTCACCTGGAACGGCCGCCGGTACCGCGACGGCGGCACCGGCTCCGTCGAGGCGGAGAACGTCGTCGTGCTCGACGTCGAGAACACACCGGACGGCAACCGGGACGTGCTGGGCGCCGCGTCGGTGCTCTCGTCGACCGTGGGCCGGGGGAAGGTGACGGTGCACCGTGACGGGCGCACGCTCACCGGCACCTGGCAGCGCAGCCGGCGCAGCGCGCCCCTGAGCCTCCGCGACCGGGACGGCGACGCCCTCCCGCTGCGGCCCGGCCGCACCTGGGTGCTGCTGCGCGGCTGA
- a CDS encoding Rv3235 family protein — MPPTLTRPLVTPVVESRPDARHWAVPAPAPAAAAAQPALDLRPAGDPLVVLTGPDAAAAVPAGLPDARAWSVALAVALLEVLAGRRPCAQLGRWLEADVLTALAGRLPRRRAGAPAPVPGLRSVRVQHPAAGVAEVAVHGRLGERPVPLALRLEARQARWLVTALEVGPLR; from the coding sequence GTGCCGCCCACCCTGACCCGTCCGCTCGTCACCCCCGTGGTGGAGAGCCGCCCCGACGCCCGGCACTGGGCGGTGCCGGCACCGGCACCGGCCGCCGCCGCCGCCCAGCCGGCCCTGGACCTGCGGCCGGCCGGTGACCCCCTCGTCGTCCTCACCGGGCCCGACGCGGCGGCGGCGGTCCCGGCGGGGTTGCCTGACGCCCGCGCGTGGAGCGTGGCCCTGGCCGTCGCCCTGCTGGAGGTGCTGGCCGGCCGCCGGCCGTGCGCGCAGCTCGGCCGGTGGCTGGAGGCCGACGTGCTCACCGCGCTGGCCGGCCGGCTGCCCCGCCGGCGGGCCGGGGCGCCCGCCCCGGTGCCCGGCCTGCGCTCGGTGCGGGTCCAGCACCCGGCGGCGGGGGTCGCCGAGGTGGCGGTGCACGGCCGGCTGGGGGAGCGCCCGGTACCCCTCGCGCTCCGGCTCGAGGCCCGGCAGGCCCGCTGGCTGGTCACCGCGCTGGAGGTGGGGCCGCTGCGCTGA